The following are encoded together in the Lactuca sativa cultivar Salinas chromosome 1, Lsat_Salinas_v11, whole genome shotgun sequence genome:
- the LOC111881106 gene encoding uncharacterized protein LOC111881106 produces the protein MDFKALKWQLIRVALTRRLILGSLCFVLAMVIVSFTRISRMAYEIRTNEPIFENFDKCSLDLNLFRYSNMKNLTRGVIEELINKEMISLDSRTLSIGEGSDSDLLTLRELGITNAFRISSILKNQIDHELDIKTNSFDFIMCRIYHKVPIPPLLVLEIERVLKPGGISAMLVRFSTFNMGSLVRSATPVSLLLRRSEILHVCGIGSFALIVFKKRLDNVEFFKYYKLPNECSSISKNKPYMQHIEPPMDQKFNEVSYLPKFMNVSSRNRLIYINMGTYESEFEANYPIDQKEFNVFVVDHNVSAFSNYVKKRGVTFVYHPGLVEDDEKIGTSVDNGDYLEAPLHEERFEFINWFKETAKDGDFVVLMMNAGVTHIKVLFELFESGAICGVDEMFIRCLDGVDCGNSRCKDCLSLFNGLRNAGVFVHRRPVV, from the coding sequence ATGGATTTCAAAGCCTTAAAATGGCAACTGATTCGCGTGGCATTAACAAGGCGATTGATTCTAGGGAGTTTATGTTTTGTGTTGGCTATGGTGATCGTTTCATTCACTCGTATCAGTCGTATGGCGTATGAAATTCGAACGAATGAACCGATCTTCGAGAATTTCGATAAATGTTCGTTGGATCTCAACCTGTTTCGATACTCAAACATGAAGAATCTGACTCGTGGTGTGATCGAAGAGTTGATAAACAAGGAGATGATTAGCCTGGATTCACGAACATTATCCATTGGCGAGGGTTCAGATTCAGATTTGTTAACACTTCGAGAATTAGGAATCACCAACGCATTTCGAATCTCATCGATTTTAAAGAATCAAATCGATCATGAACTCGACATCAAAACAAACTCTTTCGATTTCATTATGTGTAGAATCTACCATAAGGTTCCCATTCCACCTCTTCTCGTTCTAGAAATCGAACGCGTTCTAAAACCTGGTGGTATTTCCGCCATGCTTGTACGTTTCTCCACCTTCAACATGGGTAGCCTGGTAAGATCCGCTACACCAGTTTCATTACTCTTGAGAAGATCTGAAATCCTCCATGTTTGTGGAATCGGATCATTTGCATTGATCGTGTTCAAGAAACGTTTAGATAATGTCGAATTTTTCAAATATTATAAGCTCCCAAACGAATGCTCATCGATTTCCAAAAACAAACCCTACATGCAACACATCGAGCCTCCCATGGATCAAAAATTCAACGAGGTTTCTTACTTGCCTAAATTCATGAACGTTTCATCAAGAAACAGGTTGATTTACATCAACATGGGGACATACGAATCGGAGTTTGAAGCTAATTATCCCATCGATCAAAAGGAATTCAATGTGTTTGTAGTTGATCATAACGTGTCTGCTTTTTCCAATTATGTGAAAAAGCGTGGTGTGACGTTTGTTTATCATCCGGGTCTTGTTGAAGATGACGAAAAGATTGGTACTAGTGTTGACAATGGTGATTATCTTGAAGCTCCATTGCATGAAGAACGATTTGAGTTTATTAACTGGTTTAAGGAGACTGCAAAAGATGGGGATTTTGTGGTGCTTATGATGAATGCAGGGGTTACACATATCAAAGTGTTGTTTGAGTTATTTGAAAGTGGAGCGATTTGTGGTGTTGATGAGATGTTTATTCGATGTTTGGATGGTGTTGATTGTGGGAATAGTAGATGCAAGGATTGTTTGAGCCTTTTTAATGGTCTTAGAAATGCTGGTGTTTTTGTTCACCGAAGACCGGTTGTTTAA
- the LOC111881076 gene encoding F-box/kelch-repeat protein At5g60570: MNNERGDFQFFHRRLNQTSNDSLLPGLYDDVALICLAWACRFDYASLSCLNIRFNSLMKTGYLYELRKQLGIIEHWVYMVCDPRGWEAFDPITKNWMRLPKIPCDECFNHADKESLAVGSELLVFGRELFEFAIWKYSLIHRNWVKCEGMIHPRCLFASGSLGTIAIVAGGSDQNGNILKSAELYDSLTGRWEMLPNMHSPRRLCSGFFMDGKFYVIGGMTSPNDSLTCGEEFDLKLKKWRKIPGMYPNVNRAAQAPPLVAVVDNELYAVEYLSNMVKKYDKINNLWGVLGRLPVRADSSNGWGLAFRACGDELLVVGGQRGGPEGEAIVINSWCPKSGVKNGILDWKILGVKEHAGVFVYNCAVMGS, encoded by the coding sequence ATGAACAACGAGAGAGGAGATTTCCAATTCTTCCATAGACGACTGAATCAAACCTCCAATGATTCTCTTCTTCCTGGACTATACGACGATGTAGCCCTAATTTGTCTAGCCTGGGCTTGTAGATTCGATTACGCTTCACTCTCCTGCTTAAACATCCGATTCAATTCCCTCATGAAAACAGGCTACCTCTACGAGCTCCGAAAGCAACTCGGAATCATAGAGCATTGGGTATACATGGTGTGCGATCCCAGAGGTTGGGAAGCATTCGATCCAATCACCAAAAACTGGATGAGGCTTCCCAAAATCCCTTGTGATGAATGTTTCAACCACGCAGACAAAGAATCATTAGCTGTAGGGAGTGAATTGTTAGTTTTCGGGCGTGAACTATTCGAATTTGCTATATGGAAATACAGCTTAATCCATAGAAACTGGGTGAAATGCGAAGGAATGATTCACCCCAGGTGTCTATTCGCGTCAGGAAGCTTAGGAACAATCGCCATTGTTGCAGGAGGTAGTGATCAAAACGGAAACATTCTAAAATCTGCTGAGTTATACGATTCATTAACAGGTAGATGGGAAATGCTTCCAAACATGCACTCCCCTAGAAGATTATGCTCAGGTTTTTTCATGGATGGAAAGTTTTATGTAATAGGAGGAATGACAAGCCCTAATGATTCATTAACCTGTGGTGAAGAGTTTGACCTCAAACTCAAAAAATGGAGGAAAATCCCGGGCATGTACCCGAATGTAAACCGGGCAGCCCAAGCTCCACCACTTGTAGCGGTTGTTGATAATGAGTTATATGCAGTTGAGTATTTAAGCAATATGGTTAAGAAATATGATAAGATTAACAACTTATGGGGTGTTTTGGGTAGACTTCCAGTTAGGGCTGACTCATCGAATGGTTGGGGGTTAGCTTTTAGGGCTTGTGGGGATGAACTTTTGGTGGTGGGTGGACAAAGGGGTGGACCTGAAGGTGAAGCTATAGTCATTAATTCATGGTGCCCTAAATCCGGGGTTAAAAATGGTATTTTGGATTGGAAGATTCTTGGTGTTAAAGAACATGCTGGTGTGTTTGTTTACAATTGCGCTGTCATGGGTTCTTAA